The Myxococcales bacterium genomic interval TCGCCGTCGACGAGGTCATCCGGCGCGCCGAGGCCCGGTTTGGGACTCTCGGCGCGACGGGCTTCTACAAGACCCCACCGGACCTTGGAGGGGCCTATCGCGGCGGGAAGATCGGGGCGTCGCCCGCCTACTCGTTCACGGCCCACGTCGCCGAGGTGTCGGTCGATGAAGACACGGGCGTCGTCACGGTGGTCAAGGTCTGGTGCGCGCACGACTGCGGCAGGGCGATCTGTCCCACGCTCGTGCACAATCAGATCGAGGGGAGCGTCTATATGGGGGTCGCCGAGGCGCTCTTCGAGGGACACCTGATTGACGATAACGGGCTCCATCACGGTCCAAACCTGCTGGACTACAGAATACCCACGAGCCTCGACGTCCCGGAGATCGAGTCGATTCTGGTCGAGCCGTACGACCCGGAGGGGCCGCTCGGCGCGAAGGAGGCGGGCGAAGGGCCTCTCCACTCCAGCATCCCGGCGGTCGCCAACGCGATCTATGACGCCGTCGGTGTCCGACTCGACAGCCTCCCGTTCTCTCCAGCACGAGTTCTGAACGCGCTCCGCGCGCAGCGAGCCGCGCGTGTCTAGGGTCGGGCGCGGCCCCGCGGATCGGCCCGCGAGCGACGAACGCTCGCGGAGGCCCCACCCCGCGATCTCGTGTCGTCACCACCAGCCTTGAGCGCGGAGCCCTAGGAATGCTGCCACTCCCTCCGTTTTCTCTCGCCACGCCGGGCTCGATCGAGGAGGTCCTCGCGTTGCTCCGGGAGCACGGCGAGAGCGCCACGCTGGTGGCGGGTGGAACCGATCTGCTCCCGAACATGAAGCATGGACTGCTCACGCCGCGCTGGCTCGTGTCGCTGGCCGGGGTCGCCTCGCTCCGCGGCATCTCTTACACGGAGAGCTCCGTCCGAGTCGGTGCCATGACCACGCTGGAGGCCATTGGGGAACACCCCGCGATCCAAGCGCACGCGCGCGCGCTCGGGGAGGCGGCGCGCTCGGTGGGGGGGCCACACCACCGCCGGATGGGGACCCTGGGAGGGAACCTCTGCCTGGACACGCGCTGTCGGTACTACAACCAGAGCCACTTCTGGCGCGAGGCGCTCGGGTACTGCCTGAAGAAGGACGGCGCGATCTGTCACGTCGTGGCGGGCGGCAAGCGATGTGTGGCGGCGGCCTCGAACGACACGGCTGCGGCGGCGATCGCCCTCGACGCGACGGTCTCGATCGTGGGCCCCGGCGGGTCTCGCGCTGTCCGCGCGAGCGACTTCTACACCGCGAACGGCCTCGCCAACACGGCGCTCTCCGCAGGCGAGGTCGTCACCGCGCTCGTGGTGCCCGTGGTGGCCGGAAGGATCAGCGGGTACCAGAAGCTGCGCACGAGAGGGGCCATCGACTTCCCGCTCCTCTCGCTCGCGGCGCGAGTGGATCTCGACGGCGACCTCGTCTCGCAGCTCGAGATTGTGGTGTCCGCGCTCGCGGCGCGGCCCAGGTCGGTCGGCAAGGCGCGCCCGCTGGCCCTCGGGGCGCGCCTCGCGGAGCTCCCGACGGAGGCGATCGCGCAGGCTGCACGCGCCGAGTGCACGCCGCTCCCCAACATCGAGGGCGACGCGCTCTGGCGACGCGAGATGGTGCCGGTGCTGGTCCGAGAGGCCCTCACTCGGCTCCAGCGTTCGGTC includes:
- a CDS encoding FAD binding domain-containing protein, with translation MLPLPPFSLATPGSIEEVLALLREHGESATLVAGGTDLLPNMKHGLLTPRWLVSLAGVASLRGISYTESSVRVGAMTTLEAIGEHPAIQAHARALGEAARSVGGPHHRRMGTLGGNLCLDTRCRYYNQSHFWREALGYCLKKDGAICHVVAGGKRCVAAASNDTAAAAIALDATVSIVGPGGSRAVRASDFYTANGLANTALSAGEVVTALVVPVVAGRISGYQKLRTRGAIDFPLLSLAARVDLDGDLVSQLEIVVSALAARPRSVGKARPLALGARLAELPTEAIAQAARAECTPLPNIEGDALWRREMVPVLVREALTRLQRSV